The following proteins are co-located in the bacterium genome:
- a CDS encoding VOC family protein, with the protein TLHLYVEDADETFARAVAAGAKVTMPVQDTFWGDRHGELLDPFGHRWAVAACVDEMTPQQLERAAEEAMRRMRAGDD; encoded by the coding sequence ACCCTGCACCTGTACGTGGAGGACGCCGACGAGACGTTCGCGCGGGCGGTCGCCGCCGGCGCGAAGGTGACGATGCCGGTGCAGGACACGTTCTGGGGGGACCGCCACGGCGAGCTGCTCGACCCGTTCGGCCACCGCTGGGCCGTGGCCGCCTGCGTCGACGAGATGACGCCGCAGCAGCTCGAGCGCGCCGCCGAGGAGGCCATGCGGCGGATGCGGGCAGGAGACGACTGA